A window of Hevea brasiliensis isolate MT/VB/25A 57/8 chromosome 14, ASM3005281v1, whole genome shotgun sequence contains these coding sequences:
- the LOC110653034 gene encoding uncharacterized protein LOC110653034, giving the protein MDEKLFKIVFSKQLTATDLEHQLIVPSEVLNKYPILRQNEFVIISFDQNEKQWEFPLATRKTGKYAKPTMPAGSWHPFVQEFGLRAGDAVVFYISKCDEAGKIQVRGMRQTISLMGTKVWNEVEKVDNQA; this is encoded by the coding sequence ATGGATGAAAAACTCTTTAAGATAGTGTTTAGCAAGCAGCTCACGGCAACAGATCTTGAGCATCAGTTGATTGTTCCAAGCGAAGTCCTCAATAAATATCCAATTCTTCGTCAAAATGAGTTTGTGATCATTTCATTCGATCAGAATGAAAAGCAATGGGAATTTCCCCTAGCCACCCGCAAGACTGGTAAATATGCCAAGCCAACAATGCCTGCAGGCTCGTGGCATCCATTCGTACAAGAGTTTGGCCTTCGTGCTGGTGACGCGGTGGTCTTCTACATAAGCAAATGCGATGAAGCTGGTAAGATACAAGTTCGAGGCATGAGACAAACTATCTCACTTatgggtactaaggtttggaatgaGGTGGAAAAGGTTGACAACCAGGCTTGA